One genomic segment of Sanyastnella coralliicola includes these proteins:
- a CDS encoding DEAD/DEAH box helicase family protein, which translates to MKSNFQFLESKWPEFFDRAKKSEELAITDARTSLACARMALELAVNWMYTNDYDLEMPYDTSLNSLMKNYDFKDQFPIRLYNEIDIIRKVGNLAIHNKPVSKGDSEKVLTNLFYFSKWFVKSYTQEDVNVSGLFDWEIVPKVGEAALSKKQLESLQSGFDKELDKFQNELVETKEKNLQLHQENELFQKRIAELQAEIAANKVEANQEDEVHHPRNEKETRRFFIDVSLREAGWDLTGAKDKEYKVNYMPKSTNKSETGFVDYVLWDDDGTPLALVEAKKTMESVSKGENQAQLYADSLEKMFGRRPVMYYSNGFETYLWDDQFYKAARPVHGFYTKQELQTIMFRRDHRTDIRTAPIDLEIAGGGGRTYQMRAIKSIAEHYAGNDKRSGKLIGTNRGALLVLATGTGKTRTSIAFSKLMLECNWAKRVLFLADRKSLVRQAKRNFTKLLPNHLCVNLLEDKDNPDARFAFSTYQTMMGLIDGSRDEEKRFYGVGHFDLIIIDEAHRSIYKKYRAIFEYFDALFLGLTATPKESIDHNTYEIFGLPDKTPTDAYTFDEAVDNKHLVPYHTIELKTKFLQKGIRYADLSDEEKEAFEDEILEGEEPTGNEWVDKNALNEWLFNKDTTVKTLQKVIELGIKKRGGEELGKTIIFARNKKHAQFLKDTLLELDKELFGNDYVKVITHGEPKAEEFIQRFCDEEKDRLPQIAISVDMMDTGIDAPSCVNLVFYKPVKSYAKFWQMVGRGSRLRPDLFGPDDDKTHFLIFDLCGNFEFFKENPRGIEGSVQKSLTEIVFNLKLQLSEYLKDGKFKNDASLQNYRKELLDSLHHDVSLLDQTRFDVRMKLKTVLEYGSDNRELWNHLDNKDIKIIKDELSGLIKPRKGDVDLARYYDKLLYSLMIKRIESPNTEDFIASYTLPITKVAILSKKLLKKTTIPEVKNKEDLIGLPLQESFWKNEGLSHLEQIRSGIRELIKYIDPIDQKYVTSNFEDELYDYTETVPTFEDGNITDQYGSPFPNTIHRLEELIRENNNHITVQRIRRSETITPAELESLEVILFSDGIRKEQVEYELGRNFDLVKFVIKLTGLSEESVNKAFADFINDYQLSSIQIQFLDTIKLFLIKNGKIDPSKLYDANAFRKIHNLGIDGVFPQDEQQDRIFDIIESFNRYGEGA; encoded by the coding sequence ATGAAATCTAATTTCCAGTTTCTCGAAAGTAAGTGGCCTGAGTTTTTTGACAGAGCCAAAAAGTCCGAAGAACTTGCAATTACCGACGCAAGAACTTCACTAGCATGTGCGAGGATGGCTCTTGAACTTGCCGTAAACTGGATGTACACCAACGACTATGACCTTGAAATGCCTTACGACACTTCATTAAACTCTTTGATGAAGAATTATGATTTTAAGGATCAGTTTCCCATTAGACTTTACAACGAAATTGACATAATACGAAAAGTTGGTAATCTGGCTATTCACAATAAGCCAGTAAGTAAAGGAGATTCTGAGAAGGTTCTAACCAACCTCTTCTACTTTTCCAAGTGGTTCGTAAAATCATATACTCAGGAAGATGTAAACGTATCAGGATTGTTTGACTGGGAAATTGTACCTAAGGTAGGAGAAGCAGCCTTGTCAAAGAAGCAGTTAGAATCTTTGCAGTCGGGATTTGACAAAGAGTTAGATAAGTTTCAAAACGAACTTGTTGAAACGAAAGAAAAGAATCTACAACTACATCAAGAAAACGAATTATTCCAGAAACGAATTGCTGAGCTACAAGCAGAAATCGCAGCGAACAAAGTTGAGGCAAACCAAGAAGATGAAGTCCATCACCCAAGGAATGAGAAAGAAACTCGAAGGTTCTTTATTGACGTGTCTTTACGCGAAGCGGGATGGGACCTAACAGGCGCGAAAGACAAAGAATACAAAGTGAATTATATGCCTAAATCCACTAATAAATCCGAAACTGGTTTTGTGGATTACGTGCTTTGGGATGATGATGGAACGCCACTAGCTTTGGTTGAAGCCAAAAAAACCATGGAGAGCGTTTCCAAAGGTGAAAACCAAGCCCAATTATACGCTGATAGTCTTGAAAAAATGTTTGGTCGAAGGCCGGTTATGTATTATTCAAATGGCTTCGAAACTTATCTATGGGACGATCAATTCTATAAAGCAGCACGACCCGTTCATGGTTTTTATACCAAGCAAGAGTTACAAACTATCATGTTCAGAAGAGATCATAGAACAGACATAAGAACTGCTCCAATCGATCTTGAAATTGCCGGAGGCGGGGGGAGAACTTATCAAATGCGTGCAATAAAAAGTATTGCGGAACATTACGCCGGAAATGATAAAAGATCAGGGAAGTTAATTGGAACAAACCGAGGTGCACTCTTGGTACTTGCTACAGGAACAGGTAAAACGAGAACTTCAATCGCGTTTTCAAAGCTAATGTTGGAGTGTAATTGGGCGAAACGTGTGCTATTTCTTGCAGATAGAAAAAGTCTAGTAAGACAGGCTAAACGCAACTTCACAAAGTTATTACCAAATCACTTGTGTGTTAACCTGCTTGAGGATAAGGATAATCCTGATGCCCGTTTTGCTTTTTCGACCTATCAAACAATGATGGGGTTAATTGATGGTTCTAGAGATGAGGAAAAAAGGTTTTACGGTGTTGGTCACTTCGATCTTATTATTATCGATGAAGCGCACAGATCTATATACAAGAAATACAGAGCAATATTCGAGTACTTCGACGCTTTATTCCTGGGGCTTACAGCCACACCTAAAGAAAGCATTGATCATAATACTTATGAGATTTTTGGTCTTCCAGATAAAACACCTACCGACGCTTATACATTCGACGAAGCCGTTGATAACAAGCACCTAGTTCCCTATCATACCATTGAGCTGAAGACAAAGTTTCTGCAAAAGGGTATCAGGTATGCTGATCTATCAGATGAGGAAAAAGAGGCGTTTGAGGATGAAATCCTGGAAGGAGAAGAGCCTACGGGTAACGAGTGGGTAGACAAAAACGCATTGAATGAATGGTTGTTCAATAAGGATACCACCGTAAAGACTTTACAAAAAGTAATAGAGCTGGGCATCAAGAAAAGAGGTGGAGAAGAGCTAGGAAAGACTATCATTTTTGCACGAAATAAAAAGCACGCACAGTTTTTAAAAGATACACTTCTAGAGCTGGACAAGGAGTTATTTGGTAATGACTATGTTAAGGTCATAACTCACGGAGAACCCAAAGCTGAAGAGTTCATTCAACGCTTTTGCGATGAAGAAAAGGACCGTTTACCACAAATCGCTATTTCTGTCGATATGATGGATACAGGTATTGATGCCCCTAGTTGTGTGAATTTGGTGTTTTACAAGCCTGTGAAATCCTACGCAAAATTCTGGCAAATGGTAGGGCGTGGTTCTCGCTTGAGGCCAGATTTATTTGGACCTGACGACGATAAAACTCATTTCTTAATTTTTGACCTATGTGGAAACTTCGAATTCTTCAAAGAGAACCCAAGGGGAATCGAGGGAAGTGTTCAAAAGAGTTTGACAGAAATTGTTTTTAATCTAAAATTACAGCTGTCTGAGTATTTGAAAGACGGCAAATTCAAGAATGATGCGTCTCTTCAGAATTACCGAAAAGAACTTTTGGATTCGTTGCATCACGATGTATCATTATTAGATCAAACTCGTTTTGATGTTCGAATGAAATTGAAGACTGTTCTTGAGTATGGCAGTGATAATCGTGAACTATGGAACCATCTTGATAATAAAGACATCAAGATTATCAAAGATGAACTCAGTGGGCTAATTAAACCTCGAAAAGGAGATGTAGACCTAGCAAGGTATTATGACAAGTTGTTGTATTCTTTAATGATAAAAAGAATTGAGTCCCCAAACACTGAAGACTTCATCGCCTCCTATACTCTTCCTATCACAAAGGTTGCCATCCTATCAAAAAAGCTTCTTAAGAAAACAACGATACCAGAGGTTAAAAACAAAGAAGATCTCATTGGTCTTCCTCTTCAAGAATCATTTTGGAAGAATGAAGGATTAAGTCACCTTGAGCAAATTCGTTCAGGAATTAGAGAATTAATCAAGTACATTGATCCCATTGATCAGAAGTATGTGACAAGCAATTTTGAGGATGAATTGTACGATTATACTGAAACCGTCCCGACTTTTGAAGATGGCAACATCACGGATCAATATGGCTCACCTTTTCCCAATACAATTCATAGATTAGAAGAGTTGATTCGAGAGAATAACAACCACATTACGGTCCAGCGAATAAGACGAAGTGAGACGATAACTCCTGCCGAACTAGAATCACTTGAAGTAATACTATTTAGCGATGGTATACGTAAAGAACAAGTTGAGTACGAACTTGGTAGAAACTTTGATCTGGTGAAATTTGTAATCAAACTGACCGGTTTGTCCGAGGAGAGTGTTAACAAGGCCTTTGCCGATTTTATCAATGATTATCAGTTGAGTTCAATCCAGATTCAGTTTTTGGATACTATCAAACTCTTTTTAATTAAGAATGGCAAAATAGATCCAAGTAAGTTATACGATGCAAATGCCTTTAGAAAGATTCATAACCTTGGAATTGACGGAGTTTTCCCACAAGATGAACAACAGGATAGAATTTTTGATATTATCGAGTCGTTCAATAGATATGGCGAAGGAGCATAG
- a CDS encoding toprim domain-containing protein — MRKQEILLATNGGLDIYQYVLNRMNVNVQLKGARDSRIKNPFYEDSNPSLSIYYSDQSQEYLFKDFGNDEYKGDAFTFFGHYARLDPKSQFSELLGRISSDILNTTLEINKPSSRMKTQHKKAKRNFTSLEETPQMKVSTDYSYWRKLFPNSISLEEKAKIFGLIPIQWIKHGKLNWNSTKLGNIFAFQVGKHSFKLYNPESSNKMKFMWINKPENIHEHFISLVKPGQPVLICEGYKDAFSVFLHGLNAIPHDNAAIDVNQAMIQQLIDMRCTPIICFDNDEAGMKAQVKASAAFHLPSLHIPKKVNESDVNDLTDYLSASGSAKSLEAEIADIHQQFRETDHRFRNIFLSRDLIIQNASQPVKKDDPLLTLNGNPIIYPETLSIIQGASGTHKSRMCEAIVSALIQKEGNEVSGVQRKEGLKPIRVIYTDTERNQKFQFPFALQQMRENGGYDRFKHISLLEPLSLINVKRNERMTFLRNHLERFAMESKGPVVIVIDILTDCASNFNEVGDTMELTDLMNEMINQYAATIIGVIHSNPGSNKARGHIGTEVTNKASYMASMNLSDNLIEMKCLKNRNDRPHSNETYAFDEDSKLLRTANEAERLERKKKGNINKVLDLLESHEPNVDHRTKDLLKKIMNICECAERTAENLLKTISEDAIPVDIDGIVHILTRKRGSVKLIPKVDVTQISLDRA, encoded by the coding sequence ATGCGAAAGCAAGAAATCCTCTTGGCTACCAATGGTGGCCTGGACATCTATCAGTATGTCCTCAACCGAATGAATGTGAACGTGCAACTAAAAGGAGCAAGAGACTCTAGAATCAAGAATCCCTTTTATGAAGACTCCAATCCTTCCCTTTCCATCTACTATTCCGATCAAAGTCAAGAATACCTCTTCAAAGATTTCGGTAACGATGAATATAAAGGCGATGCTTTCACCTTCTTCGGACACTATGCTCGGCTAGATCCAAAATCACAATTCAGTGAACTATTGGGGCGAATTAGTTCGGACATACTAAACACAACTTTAGAAATCAATAAACCATCATCACGCATGAAAACACAACACAAAAAAGCGAAGAGAAACTTCACTTCATTGGAGGAAACACCACAAATGAAAGTTTCAACCGACTACTCGTATTGGCGAAAACTCTTCCCAAATTCCATTTCATTGGAAGAAAAGGCCAAAATATTCGGACTTATTCCAATTCAATGGATAAAACATGGCAAACTGAACTGGAACTCAACCAAACTAGGCAACATCTTCGCGTTTCAAGTTGGGAAGCATTCGTTTAAACTCTATAACCCTGAATCTTCCAATAAGATGAAGTTCATGTGGATCAATAAACCCGAGAATATCCACGAACATTTCATTTCACTGGTAAAACCAGGACAACCCGTTCTTATCTGCGAAGGCTACAAAGATGCATTCTCTGTCTTCCTGCATGGGTTGAACGCCATACCACATGACAATGCTGCTATCGATGTAAATCAAGCAATGATTCAGCAACTCATTGACATGCGCTGCACACCCATCATTTGTTTTGACAATGACGAAGCCGGAATGAAAGCCCAGGTGAAAGCAAGTGCTGCATTCCATTTGCCTTCATTACACATTCCAAAAAAGGTCAATGAGAGTGATGTGAATGACCTTACGGATTACTTAAGCGCAAGTGGGAGTGCGAAAAGTCTTGAGGCAGAAATAGCGGATATTCACCAACAGTTCCGTGAAACGGACCATCGTTTCAGGAATATCTTCCTTAGTAGAGATCTCATCATCCAAAATGCGAGTCAACCCGTCAAAAAAGATGATCCATTGCTCACATTGAATGGAAACCCGATCATTTACCCAGAGACATTGAGCATCATTCAAGGTGCATCAGGAACACATAAAAGCCGAATGTGCGAAGCCATTGTCTCTGCCCTCATTCAGAAAGAAGGAAATGAAGTATCGGGAGTGCAACGAAAAGAAGGACTGAAGCCCATTCGCGTCATTTACACTGACACCGAACGCAACCAAAAATTCCAATTCCCATTCGCATTGCAACAAATGAGAGAAAATGGCGGCTACGATCGATTCAAGCACATTTCATTACTTGAGCCATTGTCATTGATCAATGTGAAGCGAAATGAGCGAATGACCTTCCTTCGCAACCACTTGGAACGATTTGCGATGGAAAGCAAAGGGCCTGTAGTCATCGTCATTGACATTCTAACCGATTGTGCATCGAACTTCAATGAGGTAGGTGACACCATGGAACTTACAGATTTGATGAATGAAATGATCAATCAATACGCGGCAACTATCATTGGTGTCATCCATTCTAATCCAGGCAGCAACAAAGCACGTGGCCATATCGGTACAGAAGTAACGAATAAAGCATCTTACATGGCCTCTATGAATCTATCGGACAACCTGATTGAAATGAAGTGTTTGAAGAACCGAAATGATCGGCCTCATTCAAATGAGACTTATGCTTTTGATGAAGACTCTAAACTACTTCGCACCGCCAATGAAGCAGAACGATTGGAACGCAAGAAAAAGGGGAATATCAATAAAGTGCTTGATCTGCTTGAGAGTCATGAACCCAATGTCGATCACCGAACAAAAGACCTTCTCAAAAAGATCATGAACATCTGTGAATGTGCCGAACGGACGGCTGAAAATCTTCTCAAAACCATCAGCGAAGATGCAATTCCGGTCGATATTGATGGAATAGTACACATCTTAACACGTAAGCGAGGATCGGTGAAACTCATTCCAAAAGTGGACGTCACACAGATCAGCCTGGACAGAGCATAA
- a CDS encoding helix-turn-helix domain-containing protein, whose amino-acid sequence MSNIDRKIQPEELRLLIREELDRILEHIAHQPVSEDEYIDLSEAARLTGFAETTIYGLTSKREIPHYKPGKKLRFKRSELIEWLESHRQMTREELISNYKHQK is encoded by the coding sequence ATGAGTAACATAGACAGAAAAATCCAACCTGAGGAGCTACGTCTTCTCATCCGCGAAGAGCTCGATCGTATACTCGAGCATATCGCTCACCAACCAGTTTCTGAAGATGAATACATCGACCTGAGTGAGGCTGCTCGCCTCACCGGGTTCGCAGAAACCACCATCTATGGTCTCACCAGCAAGCGTGAGATCCCTCACTACAAACCCGGAAAGAAACTGCGATTCAAACGCAGCGAGCTTATCGAATGGCTCGAAAGTCATCGTCAAATGACCCGGGAAGAGCTCATTAGTAATTACAAACATCAGAAATAA